Below is a window of Leishmania donovani BPK282A1 complete genome, chromosome 21 DNA.
ATCTGCTTCTCACGCGTGTTACGGTGCTGGATGATCTCCTCGATTCGTGCGGTGCCGTCCTCGACGACGGGGCCATGCGCCGGGTAGAGCCGCTTTGGCTTCATCCTCTCGAGCACGTGCAAAGAGTTCATGTAGTCCTTGAAGCTGGAAAACACGGACGTCCCAGTGCCCAGGACAGTGTCACTTGTGAAAAGcgcgcgctcctcctgcaAAAACGCGCACAGGTGATCGTCGGTGTGGCCGGGCGTGTGAAGCAGTTGAAGCGTGGCGCCCTCTACCTTGACGACCTCAGGTGGAACTTGGCACAAGGCATCCACTTCGGTGTGGACGTACTGCGACGGCTGCTTCAGTAACTGCACCTGTGGAAAGAGGCGACGCACCGTCTCCACGCCACCGATGTGGTCCCTGTGCCAGTGGGTGAGCAGCAGTTTCGAAATGAGAACGGGCCCGCCGAGTCGAGTCGATTCCTCGTCGACCGCCTTCTGCAAAAGGTGGCCGTAGCCCTCCACGCCTTCGCCGGAGTCGatcagcagccgctcctgtCCAGTGCCGACGAGGTACGTGTTGCTTCCCTGCAGCGTCATGTAGCCCGGGTTGAGTCCCATGATGCGCACGACGCGGCTTGACAGCGTCGCGATAGGCGGCATGGCGgcctcggcggcagctccagcgTGCATCGTTGGCTGCGGGAGGGTAGACGACTACGAAGAGGTAGAGGAGGTGAAGGGAGaagcaaaggaaaagcggAAAGAGAAGAACGACACTTCCGTTGGCAGATACGGCACCGAGGGAAGCCAGCTCGGATAGCAACTGTGtaacgcgcacgcacacgcacactcacacacagacacacacaacaagagaaaaaaagaggggagtGGGGCAGAAAGAACGGCAAGCGAACGATGGAAAACAAAGCGAGCCAACGCACACGAAGCCGGCGTACGCGGAGAGACGTGTGGCAGCGAAGCggggcagaggcagaggcacagAATCAGGCGGAGCGACATATGaagtgaggagggggagggggtggtaCAAAAGAACAGCGGAGAGCGGCTCACACACGCCTACACGCAGTCACCAAACGGAGAATACAGTGAGgccagaagaaaaaaaaaggaaaaaaaagaggcgcgAGTCCACGCACCAAGTCGTCTGAGGAGCACCAGGAAGCGGGCCAACCACAAAAAAAGGCGTCGCAACGAAGGAGGTGGGGACAGAGGCAGCGAGGCGGGCAAAGCTGGACGAGTACGAAAGCGGCAAGCGCAGGTGAGTGGGTGTGTAGGTCGTTACCCCTGCCGAATATGGTAGTTACAAGCACTAactcgaaaaaaaaacaagaaaagggagggaagagaaagagacaagGTGGAGATCACCATcgaaggagggaggatgTGCTGCCCTCGAGAGTTTGGTAGAACGAGAACACCAAGGacacgcgaaaaaaagaaaaagacatACACGTGTCGAGCGCAGGCGTGCGCATGCAAGCAAGCAGCAGAAAGAAAGATTAACCACTGCCTCAGCATacctctgccccctcccttctgGGAGTCCTCACCCCTGGCAGGTTTTGCAGCAACGTTAACGCTTGCGCCTTTCTGTACGACCTTGTGAGCAGTGAGTCGCTCCCCTTTTTTCCCGATTTCGCTGCGTCAGCACCTTCAGACAATACGATACCCTTGCTCTGAGCGCTGCTTCGTTGATTGCCAGCGTCGTCGATTCACGCTTGTGGTGGTGAATCTAACGGTTTCCCGAGTGTGTGCCTTGTGACtcgcagcccccctcccctccgtaCTTCCTTGTTGGATTTACTGTCGCTTGAAATCTTCGACGGCTGTCGTGCCGTCCTCCACCTGCTTgtccactgctgctgcttcggtGGACGCTTTTTGCAGCCGCGGATGCGGTTGAATGTGCGGCACGTGGCGGTCGATTTGCTCCGTCATCATCTGGTACGCACGCTGGCAGTGAAGCCCTGGTAAGACGTGATTGCTGCGGTCCTGCGCGACAATCAGCAGGGGTGAGTCCTGAAAGAGCCACCCGCTCAGCGGCATCTCAGCAACCGGGAGCACCGTGTTCGGCGGTAGTGGGTGACCAGTCAAGATACTGGTCTCATACGCCCACAGCTTTGCGACGTTGCGAATCGTgtagccgccgccaccgagcGCCAGCATCGGAATACCGAGATCAcgcaccgcctgcacgcACTGCCCATGACCAAAAGACGACAGGTTAAGCAAGCCGAGGCGATCACCAGCGAGCGAGTCGGCGCCGCACTGGAGCACAATTACATCTGGTGAGTAGCGCCGCACGATGGAGTGCAGCGCATGTTCAAATACGCCAAGGTAGTAGAAGTCGGTGATGCCGTCCCATACAGCCAAATTCATGCTGTAGTAGCGTCCACGACCGTAGCCGACGTCGCGCGGGTGCCCCGTGCCAGGGAAGAAGCTCTCACCGAATTTGTGCAGTGAGAGTGTAAAGACGCGATCACTCGTGCAGAAGGCCTCatccacgccgtcgccgtggtgCATATCGATGTCGACGTACAGAACCCGGTCATGGCACTTCAGAAGCTCGAGAATACCGAGCACGATGTCGTTCACGTAGCAGAACCCGGAGCACTCGCCGCACTTTGAATGATGCATTCCGCCACCCCAgtgcaccgccacgtcgACCTGGCCGCTATTGAGTAGTACCGCTCCCATCAACGTCCCGCTGGCTGTAGCGATGGAGTGCTCCATCAGCCCCTCGACCGGAGGACAGTCTCCAGAAAAGAAAACTTTCGACGTCTCCGCGTTCCACaaccagctgcggcagctgtgcaGGCCTAGGTTCGCGAGGTAGGTGTCGGTATGGTATGCCATCAGCTCCTCAACCTTCACCAGAGGCGGCACGACAGTGCGGCAGTGAGCATCGATCTTGAGGCTGCGCACAATCTCCATTGCCGCAAGCACACGATACGGCTTCATTGCGTGCTGGGGCACAAAGGCAGAGATGTTCATGTCGGAGGCGTAGCCGGAGGTGTCAATCAACgccacgcggcagcggctttcGGTATTCAAAAGCGGTGCCCTGGCATCATCCTTGTGCACCGCGTGCATGGCGAtgcacccacccactcaccTTTTTCTAAGAGGCAAAAAAGTGAGCGCCAACCCTCTCCTAacgggaggagaaggggaggaggaaaaggaggagggagagatttttcccctctccctcttcggCCGACTTGATGGTTCACACCCCCAGCGTGGGAGAAGGTGGAGAGGAGAAACACAATAGAAAATAGAAttgacagcagcagcaccagcttcacacgcacgcatggtGGAATCAACAGAGAAGCAGGCTGcacaccccttcccctctctctcccagATGAACGCACTGAGATGCAGCTACTCTGTCGTTAGCATGAGTCTCTCACTGTGCCCTAAACACACGGCGACAACTATGCCGTCTCACCATTAGGCAACGgcgcaagagagaaaaaaaaaataaagatCTTCGCGTGACCACAGCGGAACGACGCGCAAACGTTTGTGAGGCGAGGGAGCACACAGACCGCtcccgcccacccgcccgcctcactcgtgtgtgctggtgtgcaCCAAAGTCTTTGTTTTCCGTGTATTTGCTTTGTCGTTTTCTGTTCGAGCCAAATTCCGCGACGCTCacacgcgctggcggcgccacaCCGCCCACGTACAAAAAGCGACACCATTGAAAAGACAGAGCAGAGTAGATCGGCCAAAGACCAAAGGGAGATGAATAGATGGAtggatgggtgggtggatggGTCGTGGAGACAgtaggaggaggagagccaAACACACGCTGTTGGTCACTCCCGCACtgcgaccccccccccgcgaTAGAAACACGAGGAAAACAGCGGAGAAGCGCGCTGTCTGGCGGGGCGTGTGATACGcacccaccctctctccctctctcttgttccCTTCCTCTCACTCTCCCCTCGCTAATGCTTGCCGATGTCCCACACATAGCCCATACTACGGAACACCACGCGGCCGTcccgcaccaccagcagctctTGCACCGGCCTCtgaaaaaaggaagagagccACGGCCCGAGAATGGGAATGAATGAAATGCGCTCTCTGTCGAGGACGTGCACATACCCGTTGCGGGCAAATGTGCGGGATGTCAAAGGTTGCAGCCCAGAGGTCCATGTGATGCGCAGATGCTCTCGCTCCtgtgcctgcagcgccactgccgctggcAGCCCGCGCACCACACCCCAGAAGCTCGCAAAGTGAGCTCGCGGTGCCAATAGGCTCAGCATCTCCTTTGTCTCCCTATCATCTTCAGCCATCACAAACTGCTCCGCCACCTGCTGGTTCCGGCGCAGCCACCCATCCGAGTCTTCCACAAAGTACCTCAGCTTGCGACCATTGTAAGACATGTCTATCAAAGAAGGGACGGCTTAGGAGGGTGGGGGCCAGCGAGAGGCTGCCCGGCTTACTCTCCACGAGAATCACCTCGCAAAGGTAGAGAGGAAGGAGTGAACAGAGCGGCCCGCTTTACCATGGAAGACACCCCGGAACACTCAAGCAACTGCACGATAACGCCACAGATCTGCGTCGGCGTGTGGATCGATGTGGGTGGTGGGGTGAGACGAAAGTATTCTAAAGTTTGCAGTGCAcatgtatgtgcatgtgcatatACAtatctctgtgtgtgcgtgtgtcgcgGATATCACCCGGATGCGTGCCGATGCTAGGCGTTATCGATGGCATGAGAGAAGAGGGATGCGGTAGAGATACATCTTGATCTAGTTTGGTGGTGACcggtgtgtgtatgtgtgaggGGTGAGTGTAGGTCCGTCGAATTCAGACTTGCTTACTGGGAGTATCACTCGAAATCCGCAAGGGGGACGCGAGTATGCCTCTGCGGGATCGATATCCaccacatacacatgcacatgcgtTCAACGTCCTACCAAAGCGTGCTGACCAAGTTGACGGGGAACATGACACCCCTGCGGCCTCAATCCTTGATCTTTTGATTCGTGCTATTAtttctcccccacccccacccctgctcaggaggaggaaaaaaaaaatacgcacacatacaccacGCCTGCACCGGGACAGAGCAGCCACGGAAACGCCTTCAGCAAAGACCCAAGCACAAATTCTCTCTGAGAGagaccaacacacacacaggctAAGAGCTGCCGGGCAATCAAAATATGGCTTCCGCCTCCGTGTCTCATGCAGTAGACAACGACAAGGGGTGAAGAAGGCATACCAATACCAGGAGACACAAACAacaccgaaaaaaaaattgtGTACAATGCCGATGCATCGACCCaccacatacacagagagagtcGTGCACGCCGAAGGAAAACACACGGGAGGAATATATATGATAGAGGGCGGgggggcacacacgcactcgcgcacTCAGAACCAACAAAGGAGCCAAATCGGACATGAAAGAGATACGAAGCTAAAAAGGCAACAAAGACGAAACGGGTGACCCGACAACGAAAGCACTATACGCCCCACCGAGCGAGCAATCCGGAAGACACATGACAAGTGatcagagagaaagacacagACAAAGACACAGATGGGGTGGGAGAACACAACAAAAACAACGAAATTTACGCGGAGGAGATAAGAACAAGCAC
It encodes the following:
- a CDS encoding metallo-beta-lactamase family-like protein, producing MHAGAAAEAAMPPIATLSSRVVRIMGLNPGYMTLQGSNTYLVGTGQERLLIDSGEGVEGYGHLLQKAVDEESTRLGGPVLISKLLLTHWHRDHIGGVETVRRLFPQVQLLKQPSQYVHTEVDALCQVPPEVVKVEGATLQLLHTPGHTDDHLCAFLQEERALFTSDTVLGTGTSVFSSFKDYMNSLHVLERMKPKRLYPAHGPVVEDGTARIEEIIQHRNTREKQILQVLCERTHGVAALDSEKGLTVRELVDIIYTTIPAALKTAAGSNVFHHVKKLLNEGRVVVRYAPADLVHFLKDATDYTVFGEGADADVKVIERILTEFRVAAAGVSSGAP
- a CDS encoding histone deacetylase, putative, with product MHAVHKDDARAPLLNTESRCRVALIDTSGYASDMNISAFVPQHAMKPYRVLAAMEIVRSLKIDAHCRTVVPPLVKVEELMAYHTDTYLANLGLHSCRSWLWNAETSKVFFSGDCPPVEGLMEHSIATASGTLMGAVLLNSGQVDVAVHWGGGMHHSKCGECSGFCYVNDIVLGILELLKCHDRVLYVDIDMHHGDGVDEAFCTSDRVFTLSLHKFGESFFPGTGHPRDVGYGRGRYYSMNLAVWDGITDFYYLGVFEHALHSIVRRYSPDVIVLQCGADSLAGDRLGLLNLSSFGHGQCVQAVRDLGIPMLALGGGGYTIRNVAKLWAYETSILTGHPLPPNTVLPVAEMPLSGWLFQDSPLLIVAQDRSNHVLPGLHCQRAYQMMTEQIDRHVPHIQPHPRLQKASTEAAAVDKQVEDGTTAVEDFKRQ